From the Eremothecium cymbalariae DBVPG#7215 chromosome 6, complete sequence genome, one window contains:
- a CDS encoding uncharacterized protein (similar to Ashbya gossypii AFR005C), whose translation MIGYSDHNCAAYFDRESTITAIQRSIQRDKPLHYDSLHLKGKLRQHFKMPVGIRNSLKQSYYKNLEGARASLVHASESYHEACEGARFKFYRALADTRQILHEMRDTMDNLRFEAQLWRYDHISSTKLGWLFKSENATSNDILYCLRSTSRNGQLYRETGSRPGDYFKTQTFNNKVSIIGPRSDQTETNSSSSPRIILSTDEDAFGDVDNNFIFSAPPMFTNVEYDDIGSLLKSNSAPVELVNDSAIINSGYNFLSNRLDLNNVLNPKTVPASQGNISQIETVRKMTDIVIQMFDQYVNNNSNSNNITNKDKDNNNGNYVNLEEYMHTDIEQKKWGDIDVSNKLNLNGVVDVHTKVEHSTPPRTANSICDEIDRLNSMIESTISMYRDSEEDIHSTMYHPTDASDQKTNHSSTVSRADVCKAGARKLESHPMSLLAYSSNATMEDIEDILARVVEQLNQFESNGSPFGLLDNTFIQTDDILNDTVKSLEILNEPEPATVPSENSQVLHKPSNWCTVRHIGHIGHTGHNVQDDDICCADQPEFEITLESELGPKISFDLTSSPLKISTHYKSPTEREKLGFTQHDYNDEDSIYDDIHQYERLRFDQMPISLKTIFKEYPPYIYEKRLLKPLPPSLKVLFQDPQYDYNWKDSDPKSLKPYHATLDPGWEINNLFRTITLRNGCTLQSPMGYWLNKCWFCGHHIYSRFHNCRREYLKKHIHNGAEYVRFQISDFCEDFKLEIEWALYKIRYELF comes from the coding sequence ATGATTGGATATAGCGATCACAATTGTGCCGCTTATTTTGATAGAGAAAGCACTATTACCGCCATTCAACGCTCTATTCAGCGGGATAAGCCTCTTCATTACGATTCTCTACATTTAAAGGGTAAACTTCGTCAGCATTTCAAGATGCCTGTTGGGATTCGTAATTCGTTAAAGCAATCTTATTACAAAAATTTAGAAGGAGCTCGTGCTAGTCTAGTTCATGCATCAGAATCTTACCATGAAGCCTGTGAGGGAGCAAGATTTAAATTTTATAGGGCCCTTGCTGACACGAGACAAATACTACATGAAATGCGAGATACCATGGATAATTTACGATTTGAAGCTCAATTATGGAGATACGATCATATAAGCTCCACAAAACTAGGGTGGTTGTTTAAGAGTGAAAATGCAACATCCAATGACATTCTGTATTGTCTTCGTTCAACTTCCAGGAATGGGCAACTATATCGAGAGACCGGAAGCCGTCCTGGGgattattttaaaactcAGACGTTTAATAACAAAGTTTCTATAATAGGCCCCCGCAGTGATCAAACAGAGACCAACTCATCCTCTAGCCCCCGGATTATATTAAGTACTGATGAAGACGCATTTGGAGACGTGGACAATAACTTCATCTTTTCTGCACCTCCAATGTTCACCAATGTTGAGTATGATGATATAGGCAGCTTACTAAAGAGTAATTCAGCTCCGGTGGAACTTGTTAACGATTCTGCTATCATAAATTCCGGATATAACTTTCTTTCAAATCGTTTAGATCTGAATAATGTTTTAAATCCTAAGACTGTCCCTGCCAGTCAGGGCAATATATCTCAAATTGAAACAGTGCGTAAAATGACAGATATAGTGATTCAAATGTTTGATCAATACGTCAACAacaatagtaatagtaacAATATCACTAATAAGGAtaaggataataataatggaaACTACGTTAATCTCGAAGAATATATGCATACTGACATTGAACAAAAGAAGTGGGGGGATATCGATGTAAGCAATAAGCTGAATTTAAATGGAGTAGTAGATGTCCATACAAAAGTTGAACATTCTACCCCTCCAAGGACGGCTAATTCGATATGTGATGAAATTGACAGATTAAACAGCATGATTGAAAGCACAATAAGTATGTATAGAGATAGTGAAGAGGATATACACTCTACTATGTACCACCCGACTGATGCGAGCGATCAAAAAACCAATCATTCATCTACGGTATCTAGGGCAGATGTTTGTAAAGCTGGAGCAAGAAAGCTAGAATCACATCCTATGTCTTTGCTGGCATATTCTAGTAACGCAACTATGGAGGACATAGAAGATATACTTGCGAGGGTAGTTGAACAGTTGAATCAGTTTGAATCCAATGGGTCACCCTTTGGACTTCTTGACAATACATTTATCCAAACTGACGATATTTTAAATGATACCGTAAAGTCCCTTGAAATCCTTAATGAACCTGAACCTGCTACTGTTCCCTCAGAAAATTCCCAAGTTTTACATAAACCGTCTAACTGGTGTACAGTACGGCATATTGGCCATATTGGGCATACTGGCCATAATGTGcaggatgatgatatttgCTGTGCTGATCAACCTGAATTCGAAATCACATTAGAAAGTGAACTAGGACCCAAAATTTCTTTCGATCTAACAAGCTCACCATTGAAGATTTCTACCCATTATAAATCACCAACGGAGAGAGAAAAGCTTGGTTTTACACAACATGAttataatgatgaagattcTATCTATGATGACATACATCAGTATGAAAGGCTACGATTTGATCAGATgccaatttctttaaaaacaatatttaaGGAATATCCTCCATATATTTACGAAAAAAGATTGTTAAAGCCGTTGCCACCATCCCTTAAGGTGTTATTTCAAGACCCTCAATATGATTATAATTGGAAAGACTCGGATCCAAAGTCCCTAAAACCATATCACGCTACTTTGGATCCAGGTTGGGAGATCAATAATTTATTTAGAACAATTACCCTTAGAAATGGATGTACTCTGCAGTCTCCAATGGGATATTGGTTGAACAAATGTTGGTTTTGTGGGCACCACATATATTCAAGATTCCACAACTGTCGTCGTGAGTACTTAAAAAAGCATATCCATAATGGTGCAGAATACGTGCGATTTCAAATATCTGATTTTTGTGAAGATTTCAAATTAGAGATAGAGTGGGCGCTTTACAAGATCCGTTATGAACTCTTCTGA
- the GET1 gene encoding GET complex subunit GET1 (similar to Ashbya gossypii AFR006C): MIDYWVVVIVCFLVVDKSWHLTGLLATRLNSPNKVKQLIRERQDLHLKQQKLSAQDHYAQWTKNNRKLDTLDRDVEQAKKDYLEGIKSTKSKLAKLKFLLVTAPFTFLKFYKGKIHVSSVPKGMFPRVIEGTLEHGWLYVALAPIQSKQISEGAFVMVSLGIWLFALLKVLDACEFIIDVLRESNPEYASATLKDKNQDSDIVNYKDIMESLD, translated from the coding sequence ATGATAGATTATTGGGTAGTGGTGATAgtgtgttttttggttgtCGATAAGAGTTGGCATCTAACGGGACTATTGGCCACGAGATTAAACTCTCCTAATAAGGTGAAGCAGTTAATTCGAGAAAGACAGGATTTGCATTTGAAACAACAGAAGCTTAGTGCACAAGATCATTATGCACAGTGGACCAAAAATAACCGGAAGTTAGATACGTTGGATAGGGACGTGGAACAGGCTAAGAAAGATTATTTGGAAGGTATTAAATCAACGAAATCCAAGCTGGCAAAGTTGAAATTCCTGTTGGTTACTGCCCCATTCAcctttttgaagttttatAAAGGTAAGATTCATGTGTCTTCTGTTCCAAAGGGGATGTTCCCAAGGGTTATCGAGGGCACTTTGGAACATGGTTGGTTATATGTGGCTTTGGCGCCAATACAATCGAAACAAATCAGTGAAGGTGCTTTTGTGATGGTATCGTTAGGAATTTGGTTATTCGCTTTATTAAAAGTGTTAGATGCCTGTgaatttattattgatgtACTCAGAGAGTCTAATCCAGAGTATGCTTCAGCTACACTAAAGGATAAGAATCAGGATTCCGACATCGTCAACTATAAAGATATAATGGAATCGCTTGATTGA
- a CDS encoding uncharacterized protein (similar to Ashbya gossypii AFR007W) — translation MPHIEETHIWCRPMSQLSHLAEQFVTENGTDASDMKLLLQQCIDTLSNYQEECKKIKGMRGNVMTKEVYDSYETAYVYFKIVSLIVLNKIPKLEEYGRAKSDLNQNGKELLEIYNMLVNRLIKDEKISEIKKFVRGHSKQDSNMTNDFAPFDVENGSSISSLMLHNLITTPATATSVLLIDIRPRVDFVNFHIKFESLICIEPVSFKDSHSDIDIAKKSMITSPDNEIALFQERDKFEYIILYTQGSEKNDYNIHQQEVLVDLLINRSFQKSLYNTKILTLDGGFSSWSTAYPNLCESFQGDSVYINGDTSSLSLQSMPQAAPQNKYNPIFQSMFSKNGEANDITRSPLHFPLQQQSKLKRTPSFKDYFKGSNSTLTLNERPGSVPPQFQNGFANYPETPKLISSNEYMKSLPQISPITSKALTTASRGLSAVGGSKSSPQSNTSNLLNPSASPLKRNENSVGFSSMKSPGQEWAMLTAFNLNFSVGLVNCGNSCYMSCIIQCLLGTQELCTMFLNNSYQNHINLNSRLGSKGVLARYFSQLIHQMYQQGKDIRKTSGTEKTAVLPAQFKIACGSINALFRDRSQQDCQEFCQFLLDGLHEDLNQCGNNPPLKELSEKAEKMREMMPMRIASSIEWERYLTTDFSVIVDLFQGQYASQLRCKVCGRTSTTYQPFSVLSVPVPSSRQCTIIDCFTEFTKVETLDLDEQWSCPDCKKRQPSTKKITITRLPRNLIIHLKRFDNMLNKNNVFVSYSAVLNLTSFWANDYDKKVMNNNNVELPSRGQVPPFNYQLYGVACHTGTLYGGHYTAYVNKGATLGWCYYDDTNWRQIRSSNEYISQNAYVLFYHRIHGS, via the coding sequence ATGCCacatattgaagaaacaCATATTTGGTGTCGACCCATGAGTCAGCTATCGCATCTTGCAGAACAGTTTGTCACAGAGAATGGAACTGATGCCAGTGATATGAAATTGCTCTTACAGCAGTGTATCGACACTTTATCAAATTATCAGGAGGAATGCAAGAAGATTAAGGGAATGCGTGGCAATGTAATGACTAAGGAAGTATATGATTCATATGAGACTGCGTACGTGTACTTCAAGATTGTTTCGCTGATAGTGTTGAATAAAATCCCTAAGCTTGAAGAGTATGGGCGTGCTAAAAGCGATCTAAATCAAAATGGCAAAGAGCTGTTAGAGATTTATAATATGTTAGTCAATCGTTTAATCAAAGACGAGAAGATCTCTGagataaagaaatttgTTAGAGGGCATTCCAAACAGGATAGTAATATGACAAATGATTTTGCACCTTTTGATGTGGAAAATGGCTCATCAATTTCCAGTCTGATGTTGCATAACTTAATTACTACACCTGCTACTGCAACGTCGGTCTTGCTAATTGATATCCGGCCACGAGTAGATTTTGTTAATTTTCATATCAAGTTTGAATCTTTGATCTGCATTGAGCCAGTTTCATTTAAGGATAGTCATTCAGACATAGATATTGCCAAAAAATCTATGATCACTAGTCCAGACAACGAAATAGCGCTATTCCAAGAAAGAGATAAGTTTGAATACATTATTTTATACACCCAAGGAAGTGAGAAAAACGACTACaatattcatcaacaagaaGTATTAGTAGACTTGTTGATTAACCGGTCTTTTCAAAAGTCACTATATAATACTAAAATTTTGACACTAGACGGCGGATTTTCTAGCTGGTCTACGGCATATCCCAATCTATGTGAATCTTTCCAGGGTGATAGTGTTTACATCAATGGTGATACGTCGAGTTTGAGTTTACAGTCAATGCCACAGGCTGCACCTCAAAATAAATACAATCCTATTTTCCAATCAATGTTCTCCAAGAATGGTGAAGCGAACGATATTACTAGGAGTCCCCTTCATTTTCCGCTTCAACAACAGTCAAAATTAAAACGAACACCAAGTTTTAAAGACTATTTTAAGGGGTCAAATTCGACTTTAACTTTAAATGAGAGACCTGGTAGCGTTCCGCCACAGTTTCAAAATGGCTTTGCAAATTATCCAGAAACTCCAAAATTGATAAGCAGTAATGAATACATGAAATCTTTACCTCAGATATCTCCAATTACATCGAAAGCACTAACAACTGCATCTCGTGGACTTTCGGCTGTTGGTGGATCTAAAAGCTCTCCTCAAAGTAATACATCGAATTTACTAAACCCAAGTGCATCTCCATTAAAACGAAATGAAAATAGTGTGGGATTTAGTTCAATGAAATCTCCGGGACAAGAATGGGCAATGTTAACCGCTTTCAATTTAAATTTTAGTGTGGGACTTGTGAATTGTGGTAATTCATGCTATATGAGCTGCATTATACAGTGCTTGCTTGGCACTCAGGAGTTATGCACAATGTTTTTAAACAATTCTTATCAAAACCATATAAATTTGAACAGCAGGCTAGGGTCTAAGGGTGTTTTAGCAAGATATTTCTCTCAGCTAATCCATCAAATGTATCAACAGGGGAAAGACATACGTAAAACTTCAGGCACCGAAAAAACAGCAGTTCTACCTGCCCAATTTAAGATTGCTTGTGGGTCAATAAACGCTCTCTTTAGAGATAGGTCACAGCAAGATTGTCAAGAATTTTGCCAATTTCTCTTGGATGGTCTACATGAAGACTTAAACCAATGTGGGAACAACCCTCCATTAAAGGAACTATCAGAAAAGGCAGAGAAGATGAGGGAAATGATGCCCATGCGAATTGCATCCTCAATTGAATGGGAGAGGTACTTAACCACTGACTTTAGTGTGATAGTTGATTTATTCCAAGGTCAGTATGCTTCACAATTACGATGTAAAGTATGCGGCAGGACATCCACAACCTATCAGCCCTTCTCCGTGCTCTCGGTACCAGTCCCCAGTTCAAGACAGTGTACTATTATTGACTGCTTTACAGAATTTACCAAAGTTGAAACGCTTGATCTTGATGAACAATGGTCATGTCCCGATTGCAAGAAAAGGCAGCCATCCACAAAGAAGATCACAATAACAAGGCTTCCCAGAAATTTAATCATTCACCTCAAAAGATTTGACAATATGTTAAATAAGAACAATGTGTTTGTTTCTTATTCTGCAGTGCTGAATTTAACATCTTTTTGGGCTAATGATTATGACAAGAAAGTTATGAACAATAACAACGTTGAACTACCTTCGCGGGGTCAAGTTCCCCCATTCAATTATCAGCTTTACGGGGTAGCTTGCCACACAGGTACACTATATGGTGGTCATTATACAGCTTATGTTAATAAAGGTGCTACATTAGGTTGGTGCTATTATGACGACACCAACTGGAGGCAAATTAGGAGTTCCAACGAATACATTTCACAGAACGCATACGTATTATTTTATCACCGCATTCATGGTTCATGA
- the DOS2 gene encoding Dos2p (similar to Ashbya gossypii AFR008C) → MDFVYEEVAASEKKEVKVNSTDHDDKTEEAFEKFEQHVDKQYQRTTDAIKKFLGDDEYIEMNLPLNPKLTEKAQDLLKKLDTNLQTVEHAAQCYWGQISQKSFWSTMTDSLTSGLSNVANIMDDNIINPQHNNSSLSKNDDIAAAAAAAGNRTESQLKQLSSDKNIYLDNQDKLPSDFSVGKHTDEISTILKNDLELSTLMSTIVPEKITYRDFWATYFTKRDNVLEMEKNRKELLENLDSDDRMKPEVAWDDEDGDDEEEAIEIVGSEDGIEEPLNLRSANGSSQNLASDEDDDEWE, encoded by the coding sequence ATGGATTTCGTTtatgaagaagttgcagCATctgagaagaaggaggTGAAGGTTAATAGTACTGACCACGATGATAAGACGGAAGAGGCGTTTGAGAAATTTGAACAACATGTGGATAAACAGTACCAGCGTACTACTGATGCTATTAAGAAGTTCCTAGGTGATGATGAGTACATAGAAATGAATCTACCTTTAAATCCTAAACTCACTGAAAAGGCTCAGGATCtattaaagaaacttgATACAAATTTACAGACTGTAGAACATGCTGCTCAGTGTTATTGGGGTCAAATATCACAGAAGTCGTTTTGGTCGACTATGACTGACTCCCTAACTAGCGGCCTTAGCAATGTAGCCAACATTATGGATGACAATATAATCAATCCCCAACATAATAATTCCAGTTTATCCAAGAATGATGAtattgcagcagcagcagcagcagcaggaaACAGGACAGAATCCCAACTAAAACAACTATCATCCGATAAGAACATATATCTAGATAATCAAGACAAACTGCCAAGTGATTTCAGCGTTGGAAAACATACAGATGAAATATCCactattttgaaaaatgacTTAGAGTTAAGTACATTAATGAGTACAATTGTTCCTGAGAAAATTACATATAGGGACTTCTGGGCTACCTACTTTACAAAAAGAGATAATGTTTTGGAGATGGAGAAGAATAGGAAAGAGCTCTTAGAAAATTTGGATTCTGATGATAGAATGAAACCAGAAGTAGCAtgggatgatgaagatggagacgatgaagaagaggcCATAGAAATAGTTGGGTCTGAAGATGGTATAGAAGAGCCCCTAAATCTTAGAAGTGCCAATGGCAGCAGCCAAAATCTTGCCAGTGACgaggatgacgatgaaTGGGAATAA
- the OCA6 gene encoding protein-tyrosine-phosphatase (similar to Ashbya gossypii AFR009W), which translates to MNISGGTQLVSPLYFSCVQPKLYRGSYPREINLPFLKTLRLKYIVSLTAEPSTNDLILMKFCEEQDIEVIHISCGNDKCSKDKPKIKRKKKPVPIEYDVVIKCVQFLINKNHYPCYIHCETGQLVTSLVIACLRKLSYWSTVSIFNEYLTYMSGINIHERKFIESFNLEIEVNGLDMTDKVPWILAKNLKSTSENDLLPSLRFPSL; encoded by the coding sequence ATGAATATCTCTGGAGGTACACAACTGGTTAGCCCATTATATTTTAGTTGTGTTCAGCCCAAGCTGTACAGAGGTTCTTACCCAAGAGAGATCAACCTGCCCTTCCTGAAGACACTCCGATTAAAATATATCGTTTCACTGACGGCAGAACCGAGTACAAATGACCTAATACTAATGAAGTTCTGTGAAGaacaagatattgaagtaATACATATTTCGTGTGGTAATGATAAATGTTCTAAAGATAAGCCTAAAAtcaagagaaagaagaaaccTGTGCCGATTGAATACGATGTGGTTATAAAATGCGTACAGTTTTTGATCAATAAGAATCACTATCCATGCTATATACACTGTGAAACGGGGCAACTGGTCACTTCTTTAGTGATTGCTTGTCTTAGAAAGCTGTCTTATTGGAGTACGGTGTCTATATTCAACGAGTATTTAACTTACATGTCTGGCATCAATATTCATGAAAGAAAATTTATTGAAAGTTTCAATTTAGAAATAGAGGTCAATGGGCTAGATATGACAGATAAAGTCCCCTGGATATTAGCAAAAAATCTGAAGTCAACTTCAgaaaatgatttattacCTAGTCTACGATTCCCTAGTTTATAG
- the DDI1 gene encoding Ddi1p (similar to Ashbya gossypii AFR010C) has product MHITVSNEATGDLLGPFELSDDMKLMDFMALIDFQEHNHILWHNMKQLGVNQKQKTLKELGLTDNDLVLLRTRDPAAQSSGGEFQENRNVSDEEYIDSFRRSLQNNASLRANIPIPGIDLLVEDAQLFKQLLGPALLQRRTQVQAQNPFGISQEEYSRLMSNPDDPENQSRISELIAQQEIDEQLRSAMEYTPEVFTSVHMLYINLEINDHPVKAFVDSGAQSTIMSTGLAEKTGLTRLIDKRFRGVAMGVGKREIIGKIHTTQIKIESQFIPCSFTVLDTNVDMLLGLDMLKRYQACIDLKNNVLRIAEVEAPFLSESEIPKEFEAQVKKQLDPTIPKPMSAPSGYPQIEQVPESSGVATTNSRNYPEAVVKRLIDLGFQKEEVIRALDQANGNADYAAAILFQ; this is encoded by the coding sequence ATGCATATCACGGTTAGCAATGAAGCAACTGGTGACCTTCTAGGGCCCTTTGAATTGAGTGATGATATGAAGTTAATGGATTTTATGGCTCTGATCGACTTTCAGGAACATAATCACATATTATGGCATAACATGAAACAACTGGGCGtcaatcaaaaacagaagacattaaaggaattggGATTAACAGATAACGATTTAGTACTTCTAAGAACAAGGGACCCCGCTGCACAAAGTAGTGGTGGTGAGTTTCAAGAAAACAGAAATGTTTCTGACGAGGAATATATAGATAGTTTTCGGAGATCTTTGCAAAACAATGCTTCTCTTAGAGCTAATATCCCTATTCCTGGAATAGATCTGCTAGTTGAGGATGCTCAATTGTTTAAACAACTTTTAGGACCAGCGTTGTTACAAAGACGTACTCAAGTCCAGGCACAGAATCCTTTTGGTATTTCCCAAGAAGAATATAGCAGGTTGATGAGTAATCCAGATGATCCAGAGAATCAAAGTCGTATTAGTGAGTTAATTGCTCaacaagaaattgatgaacaGTTGAGAAGTGCTATGGAATACACTCCGGAGGTTTTTACGTCGGTTCAcatgttatatataaatttaGAAATCAATGACCATCCTGTAAAAGCATTCGTCGATTCGGGAGCGCAATCAACTATAATGTCAACTGGGCTTGCGGAGAAAACCGGTTTAACTCGTCTTATTGATAAGAGATTCCGAGGGGTGGCCATGGGGGTAGGGAAACGTGAGATTATTGGTAAAATCCACACTACtcaaattaaaattgaatCTCAATTTATTCCTTGTAGCTTTACCGTATTGGACACCAATGTAGATATGTTACTTGGTTTGGACATGCTGAAAAGATACCAGGCCTGTATTGATCTAAAGAATAATGTCTTGAGGATCGCTGAGGTCGAAGCACCATTTTTATCAGAGTCAGAAATCccaaaagaatttgaagcaCAGGTAAAAAAGCAACTTGATCCAACCATTCCGAAACCAATGTCAGCTCCTTCTGGATACCCTCAAATTGAGCAAGTACCTGAAAGTTCAGGAGTGGCAACTACAAATTCACGAAATTATCCTGAAGCTGTCGTCAAAAGATTAATTGACTTAGGTTttcaaaaggaagaagTAATTCGCGCATTGGATCAGGCGAATGGTAATGCTGATTATGCGGCAGCAATCTTATTTCAGTGA
- the MAG1 gene encoding DNA-3-methyladenine glycosylase II (similar to Ashbya gossypii AFR011W), which yields MKRSREDQLLLPKDYLSRHTPEFGKAVRFILDKDPSLADIILKSDFPIYSINRKKINTLNECFVNLASGILSQQISGVAAKAIKARIVDLFKGEFPSYETLESIFKSKETEDIRKCGVSGRKLVYLESLVNYFCNESENIERLIKEGNAEEIVNELVKNVKGIGLWSAKMFLVTALQHPNVFTADDLGISRGCSNYLKTRPEVLKNIMTKRRKIKKSKIKHKNRNWTIYDEDIVEICAESFEPYRTVFMLILWRLSSTNMEAMIAAEKQFDDTKCDK from the coding sequence ATGAAACGTTCCCGTGAGGACCAGTTGTTGCTTCCAAAAGATTACTTATCTAGGCATACTCCAGAATTTGGAAAGGCAGTGCGGTTTATCCTTGACAAGGACCCTTCTTTAGCGGACATTATTCTCAAAAGTGATTTTCCGATATACAGTATTAATCGAAAGAAGATCAACACCCTAAATGAGTGTTTTGTGAACTTGGCTAGTGGTATACTATCTCAACAGATCAGTGGTGTTGCTGCGAAGGCAATCAAGGCGAGAATAGTGGATCTTTTCAAGGGAGAATTTCCTTCCTATGAAACGTTGGAATCTATATTTAAATCCAAGGAAACTGAGGATATAAGGAAATGCGGTGTATCTGGTCGGAAATTAGTGTACCTAGAATCGCTGGTTAATTATTTTTGTAATGAATCTGAGAATATAGAGAGGCTGATTAAAGAAGGTAACGCTGAAGAGATTGTTAACGAATTAGTAAAAAATGTCAAGGGAATAGGGCTTTGGAGTGCCAAGATGTTTTTAGTCACAGCACTGCAACATCCGAATGTTTTTACAGCAGATGATTTGGGAATTTCTAGAGGATGTTCGAATTATCTGAAAACCAGACCAGAGGTTCTGAAGAATATTATGACTAAACGCAGGAAAATCAAGAAAAGTAAAATCAAGCACAAGAATCGCAATTGGACAAtttatgatgaagatattgtgGAGATTTGTGCAGAGTCATTTGAACCTTATAGAACGGTTTTCATGCTGATCCTGTGGAGGCTGTCCAGTACAAACATGGAAGCTATGATTGCCGCTGAAAAGCAGTTTGATGATACAAAATGTgataaataa
- the COX15 gene encoding Cox15p (similar to Ashbya gossypii AFR012C) — protein MFRNLLHNGLTRQVIRSIAANGTLTASSPMMLKRINVPCYAKYLSCYNSVFKNGIPKQPFGTYTRVMKIALHSAKNSAPKNLLNSSKISGYWLVGTSGLVFGIVVLGGLTRLTESGLSITEWKPITGAVPPMNEKDWEKEFAKYQASPEFKQLNSHITIEDFKFIYFMEWAHRLWGRAIGMVFILPAVYFAVSRQTSKRVNLRVTGLACLLGFQGFIGWWMVKSGLDQQQLDERKSKPTVSQYRLTAHLGTAFLLYLGMLWTGIEILREAKWVKNPENALKLFSKLDNQSLNPLRRLSLGLLTLTFITAMSGGLVAGLDAGLIYNTFPHMGDDWIPSKRELIDKTFSRKDDSSDLVWRNMLENPTMVQLNHRIFATSTFISVLALHFYCNRRKHLIPSNAIRTMHALMGLVSLQFTLGIFTLLYLVPIPLGSAHQAGALCLLTGSLLFAAQLRKPRIPIRMLVSSLGRQQNTSSSKILSQVSKL, from the coding sequence ATGTTTAGGAATTTGCTGCATAATGGACTCACTAGGCAGGTGATCAGGTCTATAGCAGCTAATGGTACACTTACGGCGAGCAGCCCGATGATGCTAAAACGCATAAACGTTCCATGTTACGCCAAATACTTATCTTGTTATAACtctgtttttaaaaatggtATTCCAAAGCAACCATTTGGAACCTATACTAGGGTGATGAAAATTGCTCTGCATTCTGCAAAGAATAGTGCTCCCAAGAATTTGCTGAATTCATCCAAAATTTCTGGGTATTGGTTAGTTGGCACCTCTGGGTTAGTGTTTGGTATTGTTGTACTTGGTGGTTTAACGAGGTTAACAGAATCTGGTTTAAGTATTACCGAATGGAAGCCAATTACAGGCGCTGTTCCTCCAATGAATGAAAAGGATTGGGAAAAAGAATTCGCAAAGTATCAGGCTTCACCGGAGTTCAAACAACTAAATTCCCATATAACTATTGaggattttaaatttatttattttatggAATGGGCTCATAGGTTGTGGGGTCGTGCCATTGGAATGGTATTTATTTTACCTGCGGTTTACTTTGCTGTGTCTAGACAGACCTCAAAACGTGTAAATCTAAGGGTTACTGGATTGGCTTGTTTGTTGGGCTTTCAAGGGTTTATTGGTTGGTGGATGGTCAAGTCTGGGTTAgaccaacaacaattggATGAAAGGAAGTCGAAACCTACCGTTTCTCAGTATAGATTAACAGCGCATCTTGGAACTGCGTTTCTACTGTATCTGGGAATGTTATGGACGGGTATTGAAATTCTCAGAGAAGCTAAGTGGGTCAAGAATCCTGAAAATGCTCTAAAGCTATTTTCGAAGCTCGATAACCAGTCTTTGAACCCACTTAGAAGGCTTTCTTTAGGTCTCTTGACACTTACATTTATCACCGCCATGTCTGGCGGCCTAGTTGCTGGTTTAGACGCTGGATTAATTTACAACACTTTCCCCCATATGGGAGACGACTGGATTCCAAGTAAACGTGAATTGATAGATAAGACGTTTTCGAGAAAAGATGATAGCAGTGATTTGGTCTGGAGAAACATGTTAGAAAATCCAACTATGGTACAACTAAATCATAGAATTTTTGCCACTTCGACATTCATTTCTGTTCTCGCTCTTCATTTTTACTGTAATAGGAGAAAACATCTAATTCCATCGAATGCAATTCGTACCATGCACGCCCTCATGGGACTAGTTTCTCTTCAGTTTACATTGGGTATTTTCACGTTACTTTACTTGGTACCTATTCCGTTGGGCTCTGCCCACCAGGCAGGTGCACTATGTCTATTAACAGGTTCTTTACTGTTTGCTGCTCAGTTGAGAAAACCAAGAATTCCAATAAGAATGTTGGTTAGCAGTTTAGGCCGTCAACAAAACACATCAAGTAGTAAGATATTGTCACAAGTATCTAAACTGTAG